A region from the Andrena cerasifolii isolate SP2316 chromosome 9, iyAndCera1_principal, whole genome shotgun sequence genome encodes:
- the LOC143373530 gene encoding glutamate receptor ionotropic, delta-2 isoform X1: MARFICHAAIVPLIFSVSVLSMDVNDIPNYMLLITDVHSYYSATCIIIVHSGNHTNFNETTLSQTWPRAFSRRGILTMIMSFSDLPRETKKYQGNILRPLYVVLLTTKETMNEFAMATRQIDISFPVWLVMFLPYRGDPMKSFCQNPTGNPFNLVFNTEMLILCYNLPILNEWYALRDNRTRVSNLAIWNASVGFRLSTNSSLYARRNNMFGEVMRVAYVEDSPFVTMVDGVLSQFFGNVIQELSEAMNFTIEVIGAQAAYGNWNKDEQTWTGVIGEVVSNRVDFGVAEFTITKHRLDVVDFTLPLILSRNKVYFKKHDASSVQWSAYFKAFNMDIWAAIICIIVSVPIVLTVMKTRGRVVMRIMADNYIHVWGIYCQQGLSEFPDESPLRLAFLSIFVSSLIILSAYSASLISFLTISTVSLPFTTLEGFAHHGSYKLIVFKNSADYDMIVSANDSVSLKLTKLMKQKQDLPLMVLDGFEQVCSGTVGFYITEAIKNAMSYVPCHVSHIEADRIDSLALALRKGSPYTGLVNYQLQRFKDNGVLNKLRKTHTVTVAHREDVYPEVTLGGIAPILAVLAGGVIFGCFILLLERICYKYWGGECSGNCSFVRKFKKAIPGKACCKSKRKREAKFKSHEKHVSSQRRTTIGYCP; the protein is encoded by the exons ATGGCACGGTTCATTTGCCACGCTGCCATCGTGCCACTGATCTTCTCCGTTTCGGTGCTCTCGATGGACGTAAACGACATTCCGAATTATATGCTCCTCATCACAGACGTTCACAGCTATTACAGCGCGACCTGCATCATTATCGTACACTCCGGCAATCACACCA ATTTCAACGAAACGACGCTCTCGCAAACATGGCCACGGGCTTTCTCCCGCAGAGGCATACTGACCATGATCATGAGCTTCTCCGACCTTCCGCGCGAGACCAAGAAGTACCAAGGTAACATCTTGCGCCCGCTGTACGTCGTCCTTCTCACCACAAAGGAGACCATGAACGAGTTCGCGATGGCTACCAGACAGATCGATATCTCTTTTCCCGTCTGGCTCGTCATGTTCCTGCCGTATCGGGGCGATCCTATGAAAAGCTTCTGCCAGAATCCGACCGGGAATCCGTTCAACTTGGTATTCAACACCGAGATGCTGATACTCTGCTACAACCTGCCGATACTGAACGAATGGTACGCGCTGCGCGATAATCGCACCAGGGTGTCTAATCTGGCCATCTGGAACGCCAGCGTGGGATTCCGCTTGAGTACGAACAGCAGCCTGTACGCGAGGAGGAACAACATGTTCGGCGAAGTTATGCGCGTAGCGTACGTCGAG GACTCCCCGTTCGTCACGATGGTGGACGGGGTCCTCTCGCAGTTCTTCGGCAACGTGATCCAGGAGCTGAGCGAAGCGATGAACTTCACGATAGAAGTGATCGGCGCCCAGGCTGCGTACGGGAATTGGAACAAGGACGAACAAACTTGGACGGGCGTGATAGGGGAGGTAGTGTCGAACAGGGTTGACTTCGGCGTCGCCGAATTCACCATAACCAAGCACAGGCTGGATGTCGTGGATTTCACCCTGCCGTTGATCCTGTCGCGCAATAAGGTGTACTTCAAGAAACACGATGCCTCCTCTGTGCAGTGGTCCGCCTATTTCAAG GCGTTCAACATGGATATCTGGGCGGCGATAATATGTATAATCGTCTCCGTTCCAATTGTTCTGACGGTTATGAAGACGAGGGGCCGCGTGGTGATGCGAATCATGGCGGATAATTACATACACGTTTGGGGGATTTACTGCCAGCAAGGCTTGTCAG AATTCCCCGACGAGTCCCCGCTGAGGCTGGCTTTCCTGTCGATTTTCGTGTCGTCGTTGATTATCCTCTCCGCTTACTCCGCATCGTTGATCAGCTTTCTGACGATCTCCACGGTTAGTCTGCCTTTCACCACTCTCGAGGGATTCGCCCATCATGGCTCCTACAAGTTGATCGTGTTCAAGAACAGCGCGGACTACGACATGATAGTT TCTGCCAATGACAGCGTGTCTTTGAAATTGACGAAGCTGATGAAGCAGAAGCAAGACTTGCCGTTGATGGTGCTGGATGGCTTTGAACAG GTCTGCTCCGGAACGGTGGGGTTCTACATAACCGAGGCGATAAAGAACGCCATGAGTTACGTACCTTGCCACGTCTCTCACATAGAAGCGGACAGGATCGACAGTTTAGCGTTGGCTTTGAGAAAAGGCAGCCCGTACACAGGGCTAGTAAATTATCA GCTGCAACGATTCAAAGACAACGGGGTGCTGAATAAGCTGCGAAAGACGCACACCGTGACTGTCGCTCACCGCGAAGACGTCTATCCCGAGGTCACTTTGGGAGGTATTGCGCCGATCTTAGCGGTCCTGGCAGGCGGTGTGATTTTCGGGTGTTTCATACTGCTGCTCGAGAGGATATGTTACAAGTATTGGGGCGGCGAATGCAGCGggaattgttcgtttgttagaaAATTCAAGAAGGCTATTCCAGGGAAAGCTTGTTGTAAgtcgaagagaaagagagaggcgaaGTTCAAGTCCCATGAGAAACATGTTTCGAGCCAGCGGCGTACGACGATCGGATATTGCCCGTAA
- the LOC143373530 gene encoding glutamate receptor ionotropic, delta-2 isoform X2, which translates to MIMSFSDLPRETKKYQGNILRPLYVVLLTTKETMNEFAMATRQIDISFPVWLVMFLPYRGDPMKSFCQNPTGNPFNLVFNTEMLILCYNLPILNEWYALRDNRTRVSNLAIWNASVGFRLSTNSSLYARRNNMFGEVMRVAYVEDSPFVTMVDGVLSQFFGNVIQELSEAMNFTIEVIGAQAAYGNWNKDEQTWTGVIGEVVSNRVDFGVAEFTITKHRLDVVDFTLPLILSRNKVYFKKHDASSVQWSAYFKAFNMDIWAAIICIIVSVPIVLTVMKTRGRVVMRIMADNYIHVWGIYCQQGLSEFPDESPLRLAFLSIFVSSLIILSAYSASLISFLTISTVSLPFTTLEGFAHHGSYKLIVFKNSADYDMIVSANDSVSLKLTKLMKQKQDLPLMVLDGFEQVCSGTVGFYITEAIKNAMSYVPCHVSHIEADRIDSLALALRKGSPYTGLVNYQLQRFKDNGVLNKLRKTHTVTVAHREDVYPEVTLGGIAPILAVLAGGVIFGCFILLLERICYKYWGGECSGNCSFVRKFKKAIPGKACCKSKRKREAKFKSHEKHVSSQRRTTIGYCP; encoded by the exons ATGATCATGAGCTTCTCCGACCTTCCGCGCGAGACCAAGAAGTACCAAGGTAACATCTTGCGCCCGCTGTACGTCGTCCTTCTCACCACAAAGGAGACCATGAACGAGTTCGCGATGGCTACCAGACAGATCGATATCTCTTTTCCCGTCTGGCTCGTCATGTTCCTGCCGTATCGGGGCGATCCTATGAAAAGCTTCTGCCAGAATCCGACCGGGAATCCGTTCAACTTGGTATTCAACACCGAGATGCTGATACTCTGCTACAACCTGCCGATACTGAACGAATGGTACGCGCTGCGCGATAATCGCACCAGGGTGTCTAATCTGGCCATCTGGAACGCCAGCGTGGGATTCCGCTTGAGTACGAACAGCAGCCTGTACGCGAGGAGGAACAACATGTTCGGCGAAGTTATGCGCGTAGCGTACGTCGAG GACTCCCCGTTCGTCACGATGGTGGACGGGGTCCTCTCGCAGTTCTTCGGCAACGTGATCCAGGAGCTGAGCGAAGCGATGAACTTCACGATAGAAGTGATCGGCGCCCAGGCTGCGTACGGGAATTGGAACAAGGACGAACAAACTTGGACGGGCGTGATAGGGGAGGTAGTGTCGAACAGGGTTGACTTCGGCGTCGCCGAATTCACCATAACCAAGCACAGGCTGGATGTCGTGGATTTCACCCTGCCGTTGATCCTGTCGCGCAATAAGGTGTACTTCAAGAAACACGATGCCTCCTCTGTGCAGTGGTCCGCCTATTTCAAG GCGTTCAACATGGATATCTGGGCGGCGATAATATGTATAATCGTCTCCGTTCCAATTGTTCTGACGGTTATGAAGACGAGGGGCCGCGTGGTGATGCGAATCATGGCGGATAATTACATACACGTTTGGGGGATTTACTGCCAGCAAGGCTTGTCAG AATTCCCCGACGAGTCCCCGCTGAGGCTGGCTTTCCTGTCGATTTTCGTGTCGTCGTTGATTATCCTCTCCGCTTACTCCGCATCGTTGATCAGCTTTCTGACGATCTCCACGGTTAGTCTGCCTTTCACCACTCTCGAGGGATTCGCCCATCATGGCTCCTACAAGTTGATCGTGTTCAAGAACAGCGCGGACTACGACATGATAGTT TCTGCCAATGACAGCGTGTCTTTGAAATTGACGAAGCTGATGAAGCAGAAGCAAGACTTGCCGTTGATGGTGCTGGATGGCTTTGAACAG GTCTGCTCCGGAACGGTGGGGTTCTACATAACCGAGGCGATAAAGAACGCCATGAGTTACGTACCTTGCCACGTCTCTCACATAGAAGCGGACAGGATCGACAGTTTAGCGTTGGCTTTGAGAAAAGGCAGCCCGTACACAGGGCTAGTAAATTATCA GCTGCAACGATTCAAAGACAACGGGGTGCTGAATAAGCTGCGAAAGACGCACACCGTGACTGTCGCTCACCGCGAAGACGTCTATCCCGAGGTCACTTTGGGAGGTATTGCGCCGATCTTAGCGGTCCTGGCAGGCGGTGTGATTTTCGGGTGTTTCATACTGCTGCTCGAGAGGATATGTTACAAGTATTGGGGCGGCGAATGCAGCGggaattgttcgtttgttagaaAATTCAAGAAGGCTATTCCAGGGAAAGCTTGTTGTAAgtcgaagagaaagagagaggcgaaGTTCAAGTCCCATGAGAAACATGTTTCGAGCCAGCGGCGTACGACGATCGGATATTGCCCGTAA